In Candidatus Angelobacter sp., a single window of DNA contains:
- a CDS encoding AAA family ATPase, with translation MSLADAVQWAEEHLFDRNSVVLECQLWQEALGRARGETFSVSELTDFTRRRGYIRDEARPGEVTLRDVLLREWEIVQSAKEGVAACHPLVTNPRPVHPKLDDEQRKALDALLSSTNTVSLFRGGAGTGKSFVLREVVEQVQQAGRRVVVLAPQRQQVVDMEKTGLPSPSTVANFLLKCELPEHAVVVVDEAGQIGGRQMLELIRLVRERNARLLLSGDTRQHGAIEASDALLAIERHSGVKPVELHTIRRQDPSLGRDDDERTRIRRYRKAVELAAAGKMGESFERLDKMGAVVACGLGDQADKLAEEYLRLAEENASAVVVSQTWAEVHRVNSRVRDALKSKGLIGAADSVVQALDKLDLTNAQKRDERFYPKDAVVVFNQKVRQAEPGAKGKLAGIVKAGVLVEVGGKFVTVSNKMLTHITVCQSRDVALAEGDRLHLKANRKLASGGRVTNGELVTVKSVRSDGGVELSDGRVLDKSFREFLPGYAVTSYGSQGKTVDYVLFSDSTIKAATNAQQWYVTISRGRRGIRIFTPDKAQLRENVARAGHRPLAMEFASGFPPRRAVRLWDRLHGYLLRFGRRAADNFIRLKLARRRHHQPTQKHEHKITRMLGE, from the coding sequence ATGTCCTTAGCCGATGCCGTACAATGGGCGGAGGAACATTTGTTCGACCGAAACTCCGTCGTGCTTGAGTGCCAGTTGTGGCAGGAAGCGCTGGGCCGGGCGCGAGGCGAGACGTTCTCGGTGTCTGAACTGACGGACTTCACCCGGCGGCGCGGCTACATCCGGGACGAAGCGCGTCCTGGCGAAGTCACTCTGCGTGACGTTCTGCTTCGTGAGTGGGAAATCGTTCAGTCGGCGAAGGAAGGCGTTGCGGCCTGCCATCCGCTGGTGACGAATCCGCGCCCGGTACATCCGAAATTGGATGATGAGCAACGCAAGGCTCTCGACGCCTTGCTGTCGTCAACAAATACCGTCTCGCTCTTTCGCGGTGGTGCGGGCACAGGCAAAAGTTTTGTTCTGCGCGAAGTGGTTGAGCAAGTTCAACAGGCCGGTCGGCGCGTGGTTGTCCTCGCGCCGCAACGTCAGCAAGTCGTGGACATGGAGAAAACCGGACTGCCGTCACCGTCAACGGTCGCAAACTTCCTCCTCAAGTGCGAACTGCCGGAACACGCGGTCGTCGTCGTGGACGAGGCGGGCCAGATTGGTGGACGGCAAATGCTGGAGTTGATCAGGCTGGTGCGCGAGCGAAACGCGCGGTTATTGCTTTCGGGCGACACAAGACAGCATGGAGCAATCGAGGCATCGGACGCTTTGCTTGCCATCGAGCGACACTCCGGCGTTAAGCCGGTCGAACTCCACACGATTCGTCGGCAAGACCCGTCACTTGGTCGTGATGACGATGAACGAACCCGAATCAGGCGGTATCGGAAAGCGGTTGAATTGGCTGCGGCTGGCAAAATGGGCGAGTCATTTGAGCGCCTCGACAAGATGGGCGCGGTGGTGGCGTGCGGTTTGGGCGATCAAGCCGACAAGCTCGCTGAAGAGTATCTTCGTCTCGCCGAAGAAAACGCCTCGGCAGTTGTCGTTTCGCAGACGTGGGCAGAGGTTCATCGCGTCAACTCGCGCGTCCGCGACGCGCTGAAATCAAAGGGATTGATCGGCGCGGCAGATTCGGTTGTTCAGGCGCTCGACAAACTTGACCTCACAAACGCACAGAAACGCGATGAGCGGTTTTATCCGAAGGATGCCGTCGTTGTCTTCAACCAGAAAGTTCGTCAGGCCGAACCCGGCGCGAAAGGAAAACTCGCGGGCATCGTGAAAGCGGGGGTGCTTGTCGAAGTCGGTGGGAAGTTCGTCACCGTTTCAAACAAAATGCTGACGCATATCACCGTCTGCCAATCGCGCGACGTTGCCCTCGCGGAAGGCGACCGCCTGCATCTAAAGGCGAATCGCAAGCTCGCGTCTGGCGGCCGTGTCACGAATGGCGAACTCGTCACGGTGAAGTCCGTTCGCTCCGACGGCGGTGTCGAACTCAGTGACGGTCGCGTTTTGGACAAGAGTTTCCGCGAATTCCTGCCTGGCTACGCCGTCACGTCCTACGGTTCACAAGGCAAGACGGTGGATTACGTACTGTTCTCCGATTCGACCATCAAGGCTGCGACCAACGCGCAACAATGGTACGTGACCATCTCGCGCGGGCGGCGCGGCATCCGCATTTTCACGCCGGACAAGGCGCAGCTCCGCGAGAATGTCGCGCGCGCCGGCCATCGTCCATTGGCGATGGAATTTGCATCTGGATTCCCTCCGCGCCGCGCGGTCCGTCTTTGGGATCGGCTGCACGGCTATCTCCTCCGCTTCGGGCGTCGAGCCGCCGACAACTTTATCCGGCTGAAGTTGGCTCGCCGCCGTCACCATCAACCCACACAAAAACATGAGCACAAAATCACCCGAATGTTGGGCGAATGA